One Sediminicola sp. YIK13 DNA segment encodes these proteins:
- a CDS encoding VPS10 domain-containing protein, whose translation MKKILHLSTLIFLCCGFLVNAQKKRSTSEKTNTEEISLEGMKLRNVGPAFLSGRIADIAVHPNDQNVWYVAVGSGGVWKTENSGTTWTPLFDKEASYSTGCITIDPNNPSTIWVGTGENVGGRHVGYGDGVYRSNDGGNSWENMGLKASQHISEIIVHPSDPNIVWVAAQGPLWNKGGERGLYKTTDGGKTWNHVLKGNEWTGVTDIQLDPRNPDRIYAATWQRHRTVAALMGGGPDSGLHRSEDGGETWEKLSSGLPKSNMGKIGIAISPQQPDVLYAAIELDRTKGAVYKSEDRGASWNKMSNTVSGGTGPHYYQELYASPHEFDRLYLMNVRILTSGDGGKTFVQLQEEDKHSDNHSLAFRADDPDYLLVGTDAGIYESFDNAKTWRYIKNLPLTQFYKVAVNDQKPFYHIFGGTQDNGSAGGPSRTDEEEGIHNGHWYKTLGADGHQSATDPEFNNIIYAETQQGGLHRIDLNSGEEVFIQPQARAGEGFERFNWDAPILVSPHKASRLYFASHRVWKSENRGNSWTPISGDLTRNEERITLPIMGKQQSWDNPWDVGAMSNYNTITSLAESPLKEGLIYAGTDDGFIQVSSDGGQNWKRIPVTNLGIPSRSFVNDIKADLFDENTVYVALDNHKEGDFSTYLFKSTNKGETWQSIKGNIPDNTLVWRLVQDHVNKNLLFAATENGIYTSMNAGNTWQKLPGSPTIPFRDVTIQRTHNDLVGASFGRGFFVLDDYSALREITPESIKKEGTLFPTRDALWYVPKSVIGNTGADFYFAKNPDFGAVFTYHLANEITDLEKARKDTEKDLEKKNLNIPFAGWDSLEEERRQEDAKIWLTIKDQAGNVVRNVEGTSKKGINRVAWDLRHPSTRPIRPGQTEDAGGRWNTGPLAMPGTYTATLSKQVDGVVTLLDGPKSFEVVPLRESTLKGISYDEYQAYTKTYNEVQTKSSMVSDILNQSMDKIKAMQLALTKANVAPGALTKKLHDVKQQLYEFEEKLEGNKSKDEIGERNPPSINSYLGTARRGLSTTYGPTPMHQENLETASVMASQLMEEIKPIANGTIPQLEKELQNLGAPYILGQGID comes from the coding sequence ATGAAAAAAATTTTACACCTAAGCACACTTATATTCTTGTGTTGCGGCTTCCTAGTAAATGCCCAAAAGAAACGTAGTACTTCGGAGAAAACAAATACAGAAGAGATTTCTTTGGAAGGAATGAAATTACGGAATGTAGGTCCGGCATTCCTGTCCGGAAGGATAGCGGATATTGCCGTTCATCCCAACGATCAAAATGTCTGGTACGTGGCCGTTGGCTCCGGAGGCGTTTGGAAAACTGAAAATTCCGGAACCACCTGGACCCCTTTATTCGATAAAGAAGCTTCATATTCAACGGGTTGTATTACGATAGACCCAAATAACCCTTCTACCATATGGGTGGGCACAGGGGAAAATGTCGGCGGTCGTCATGTAGGCTACGGTGACGGTGTTTACAGAAGTAATGATGGAGGGAACAGTTGGGAAAACATGGGCCTTAAGGCTTCCCAGCATATTTCAGAAATTATCGTGCATCCTTCCGATCCTAATATTGTTTGGGTAGCGGCACAGGGCCCCCTTTGGAACAAAGGAGGAGAACGAGGTCTTTACAAAACTACAGACGGGGGTAAAACCTGGAATCATGTACTCAAAGGAAACGAATGGACAGGGGTAACGGATATACAGTTGGACCCTAGAAATCCAGATAGAATTTACGCGGCAACATGGCAAAGACATAGGACCGTTGCTGCCTTAATGGGCGGTGGACCAGATTCTGGACTTCACCGGTCCGAAGATGGGGGAGAGACCTGGGAAAAACTGAGCAGTGGTCTTCCCAAATCTAATATGGGTAAAATAGGGATTGCCATTTCGCCCCAACAGCCCGATGTTCTGTATGCGGCCATAGAATTGGACAGAACCAAAGGTGCCGTTTACAAATCTGAAGACCGTGGAGCTTCGTGGAATAAAATGTCGAATACCGTTTCTGGGGGAACTGGTCCACACTACTATCAGGAATTATATGCGAGTCCACATGAATTTGACCGTCTGTATTTGATGAACGTTCGTATCCTGACCTCTGGCGATGGAGGAAAGACCTTTGTTCAGCTACAGGAAGAAGACAAACATTCAGATAACCACTCCCTGGCCTTCAGGGCCGATGACCCTGACTATCTATTGGTAGGAACTGATGCTGGTATCTACGAAAGTTTCGACAATGCCAAAACATGGCGGTATATCAAAAATTTACCCTTGACCCAATTCTACAAGGTAGCGGTCAATGACCAAAAGCCATTTTACCATATTTTTGGCGGGACCCAAGACAACGGGTCTGCCGGAGGACCTTCCAGAACAGATGAGGAGGAAGGAATCCACAACGGACATTGGTACAAGACCTTGGGAGCAGACGGACACCAGTCTGCCACCGACCCAGAATTCAATAACATCATCTATGCAGAGACGCAACAAGGTGGCTTGCACCGAATTGACCTAAACTCCGGCGAAGAAGTCTTTATTCAACCACAGGCGAGAGCTGGAGAGGGTTTTGAACGCTTTAATTGGGATGCACCTATATTGGTAAGTCCGCATAAGGCATCAAGACTATATTTTGCCTCACACAGAGTATGGAAATCAGAGAATAGAGGGAATAGCTGGACACCCATCTCTGGTGACCTTACCCGAAACGAGGAACGGATCACCCTACCTATCATGGGCAAACAGCAGAGTTGGGACAATCCATGGGATGTTGGTGCCATGTCTAACTACAACACTATCACTTCCTTGGCAGAATCCCCTTTAAAAGAAGGGTTGATCTATGCGGGTACGGACGATGGTTTTATACAAGTGAGTTCTGACGGGGGACAAAATTGGAAGCGTATTCCCGTGACCAATCTCGGTATTCCCAGTCGATCTTTTGTCAATGATATCAAAGCAGATCTATTCGATGAAAATACAGTATATGTTGCTTTGGACAATCATAAGGAAGGAGATTTCTCCACGTATTTGTTCAAAAGCACCAATAAGGGTGAAACTTGGCAGTCCATCAAAGGAAATATTCCTGACAACACCTTGGTATGGCGATTGGTACAAGATCATGTCAACAAAAATTTGCTGTTTGCGGCCACGGAAAATGGAATTTACACCTCTATGAACGCTGGTAATACATGGCAAAAACTTCCTGGATCGCCCACAATCCCATTTAGGGATGTCACCATACAAAGAACCCATAACGATTTGGTTGGTGCTTCTTTTGGAAGGGGATTTTTTGTCTTGGACGATTATAGCGCTCTTAGGGAAATAACACCTGAAAGCATTAAGAAAGAAGGGACCTTGTTCCCTACAAGGGATGCCCTTTGGTACGTCCCAAAAAGTGTGATTGGAAATACTGGGGCCGACTTCTATTTCGCTAAAAACCCCGATTTTGGTGCTGTTTTCACCTATCACCTTGCCAATGAAATTACAGATCTTGAAAAAGCCCGAAAGGACACAGAGAAAGACCTGGAAAAGAAAAATCTGAATATCCCTTTTGCCGGTTGGGATAGTTTGGAAGAAGAACGCAGACAGGAAGATGCAAAAATATGGCTCACCATTAAAGATCAGGCAGGAAATGTGGTGCGGAATGTAGAGGGAACCTCCAAAAAAGGGATCAATAGGGTTGCTTGGGATTTAAGACACCCAAGTACTAGACCCATTAGACCTGGACAAACGGAAGACGCTGGAGGGAGATGGAACACCGGCCCATTGGCGATGCCCGGAACCTATACCGCAACGCTTTCCAAGCAAGTAGATGGTGTTGTAACCTTATTGGACGGGCCCAAAAGTTTTGAAGTGGTGCCCTTAAGGGAAAGCACGCTTAAAGGAATCTCTTATGATGAGTACCAGGCGTATACCAAGACTTATAATGAGGTTCAGACCAAGAGCTCTATGGTTTCAGATATTCTTAACCAAAGCATGGATAAGATAAAGGCTATGCAACTGGCATTGACCAAGGCCAATGTTGCACCGGGGGCACTGACCAAAAAATTGCACGATGTAAAGCAACAACTTTATGAATTTGAAGAAAAATTGGAAGGAAACAAATCCAAGGATGAAATAGGGGAACGGAATCCACCGAGCATCAATTCCTATTTGGGCACGGCCAGAAGAGGGTTGTCCACAACGTACGGCCCTACCCCAATGCACCAAGAAAATTTGGAAACTGCATCTGTTATGGCCTCCCAATTGATGGAGGAGATTAAACCTATTGCCAATGGCACCATTCCACAACTGGAAAAGGAGCTCCAAAATCTTGGCGCCCCGTATATCTTGGGCCAGGGTATAGATTAA
- a CDS encoding nucleotide triphosphate diphosphatase NUDT15, translating to MVWIDQKREPKVGVGVIVVNESGRVLVGQRRGGHAPYYSIPGGHLELGESFESAAIREVKEETDLTIEKPKVIAVTNNLETFSLEGIHYISVILLANSYSGILHLMEPDKCVEWLWVDPHNLPTPHFDASRMGIHCYLEGIFYIPTLENENQETNLEE from the coding sequence ATGGTTTGGATAGATCAGAAAAGAGAGCCCAAGGTAGGGGTTGGGGTCATAGTCGTCAACGAAAGCGGTCGCGTCCTTGTAGGTCAGCGTAGGGGAGGTCATGCTCCTTATTACTCCATCCCAGGGGGACATTTGGAGCTTGGGGAGTCATTTGAGTCGGCTGCCATAAGGGAAGTAAAAGAAGAAACTGATCTGACCATTGAAAAGCCCAAGGTTATTGCCGTGACCAATAATCTGGAAACCTTTTCCCTGGAAGGAATACATTATATATCCGTTATTCTGTTGGCCAATTCATACTCCGGTATTCTGCATTTAATGGAGCCCGATAAATGTGTGGAATGGCTTTGGGTTGATCCCCATAATTTGCCCACTCCCCATTTTGATGCCAGTAGAATGGGCATTCATTGTTATTTGGAGGGCATTTTTTATATCCCAACCCTGGAAAATGAAAATCAGGAAACCAATTTGGAAGAATAA
- the rseP gene encoding RIP metalloprotease RseP → MSPILVQTIQFFLSLSLLIVLHEMGHFIPAKLFKTKVEKFYLFFDIKFSLFKKKIGGTEYGIGWLPLGGYVKIAGMIDESMDTEAMKEEPKPWEFRSKPAWQRLIIMLGGVTVNFLLAVVIYIGMAYSYGDQYIPMDSLEGGILVTEKEIGDKLGVQTGDKILAVDGDKVENFGALFLEIVNGNSITIERDGRVFEQAIPVDFIATLIEDEDKARFISIRQPFIIKEISKDSHNKGVDLKERDRVIAIGSEEIAYFDQAAPLLEKYAGQNIDLKVESGDGALKTVNVKVSQDGKLGVAVGALTMQEYSDMGAFKIETQKYTFLEAIPAGIDKGVNTLTGYVKQLKKIFNPETGAYKGVGGFAAIGSMFPDTWNWEIFWGTTALISIILAFMNILPIPALDGGHVMFLLYEMISGRKPSDKFLEYAQMVGFFLLIGLLLFANGNDIYKWLFK, encoded by the coding sequence ATGAGTCCAATATTGGTTCAAACCATACAGTTTTTTTTAAGTCTTTCCTTGTTGATCGTCCTACACGAAATGGGGCATTTTATTCCAGCGAAATTATTTAAGACCAAGGTGGAGAAATTCTACCTCTTTTTCGATATCAAATTCTCACTTTTTAAAAAGAAAATAGGAGGAACCGAGTATGGTATCGGTTGGTTGCCCTTGGGTGGCTACGTGAAGATTGCCGGAATGATTGATGAGAGCATGGACACTGAAGCTATGAAAGAGGAGCCGAAACCTTGGGAGTTCAGAAGTAAGCCGGCTTGGCAACGTTTGATCATTATGCTCGGTGGTGTTACGGTGAACTTCTTATTGGCTGTGGTCATTTATATAGGGATGGCCTATTCCTATGGAGACCAGTATATTCCTATGGACAGTTTAGAAGGTGGAATTCTGGTGACCGAAAAGGAAATTGGGGATAAATTGGGAGTACAGACCGGGGATAAGATCCTTGCTGTGGATGGTGATAAGGTAGAGAACTTTGGTGCCTTGTTTTTGGAAATTGTAAACGGGAACAGTATTACCATTGAAAGAGACGGTAGGGTTTTTGAGCAGGCTATCCCTGTGGATTTTATTGCTACTTTAATCGAAGATGAGGATAAGGCAAGATTTATTAGCATCCGTCAGCCCTTTATAATAAAGGAAATATCCAAGGATTCACATAACAAAGGGGTAGACCTTAAGGAAAGGGATAGGGTGATTGCCATTGGTAGTGAAGAGATTGCTTATTTTGACCAAGCTGCACCTTTGTTGGAAAAATATGCAGGACAAAATATTGACCTTAAAGTAGAAAGTGGTGATGGCGCCCTTAAAACTGTAAATGTTAAGGTGTCTCAGGATGGTAAGCTGGGTGTAGCAGTAGGAGCCTTGACCATGCAAGAATATTCTGATATGGGCGCTTTTAAGATCGAAACCCAAAAGTATACCTTTTTGGAGGCGATTCCTGCAGGGATAGATAAAGGGGTGAATACGCTTACCGGTTATGTGAAGCAATTGAAAAAAATATTCAATCCGGAAACCGGAGCCTACAAAGGCGTTGGTGGTTTTGCAGCCATTGGCAGTATGTTCCCGGATACCTGGAATTGGGAGATATTTTGGGGGACGACTGCCCTAATATCCATCATTCTGGCCTTTATGAACATCTTGCCCATCCCAGCATTGGATGGGGGTCATGTCATGTTTTTGTTATATGAAATGATATCGGGTAGAAAGCCAAGTGACAAATTTTTGGAGTACGCCCAAATGGTCGGATTCTTCTTATTGATAGGGTTATTGCTGTTCGCGAATGGTAATGATATCTACAAATGGCTTTTTAAATAA
- a CDS encoding SCO family protein: MRSFFAKYKLFFMVMLGLSAIIIYLFYNALQPQENLPVYQPSMVNGELVDSTLQHVKKYHTIADFSLTNQNGNIITQDNYKDKIYVADFFFTTCPTICPIMTKNMAEIQEKVMDDPDVLLLSHSVTPVIDSVPQLKKYALEKGVNDTKWNLVTGDKKEIYDLARKSYLAVKTDGDGGPYDMIHTENFILVDKQRRIRGFYDGTKKEEIEKLLEDLKILKASYVQ; the protein is encoded by the coding sequence ATGCGTTCCTTTTTCGCCAAGTACAAGCTTTTTTTTATGGTGATGCTGGGACTTTCGGCCATCATCATTTATTTGTTTTACAATGCCCTCCAACCCCAGGAGAACCTTCCCGTTTATCAACCGTCCATGGTAAATGGCGAATTGGTGGACAGCACATTACAACATGTAAAAAAATACCATACCATAGCAGATTTCTCCTTGACCAACCAAAACGGTAATATCATTACCCAAGACAATTACAAGGACAAAATATATGTTGCCGATTTCTTCTTTACCACCTGCCCTACCATTTGCCCAATAATGACCAAAAATATGGCAGAGATCCAAGAAAAGGTCATGGATGATCCGGATGTACTTTTACTCTCCCACTCGGTAACCCCTGTGATTGATTCCGTACCCCAACTAAAAAAATACGCCTTGGAAAAAGGGGTGAACGACACAAAATGGAATTTGGTGACCGGCGACAAAAAGGAAATATATGACCTCGCCAGAAAATCCTACTTGGCAGTAAAAACCGATGGGGATGGCGGCCCTTATGACATGATCCATACCGAAAATTTTATCCTAGTGGATAAGCAAAGACGAATAAGAGGTTTTTATGACGGTACCAAAAAGGAGGAAATAGAAAAACTTTTAGAGGATTTGAAAATTCTCAAAGCGTCCTACGTACAGTAA
- a CDS encoding FeoA family protein: protein MITTVAHLKRGQKGIIKEFADDILPIKLLELGCLPGNEVEMVQVAPLNDPIYINVNGSHIAIRREVALQIELEIIVDNAVL, encoded by the coding sequence TTGATTACGACCGTCGCACATTTAAAGAGAGGACAGAAGGGGATCATCAAGGAATTTGCAGATGACATCCTACCCATAAAACTATTGGAACTTGGCTGCCTTCCTGGCAATGAGGTAGAAATGGTACAAGTGGCGCCCCTGAATGATCCTATCTATATCAATGTAAACGGTTCCCATATTGCCATAAGAAGGGAAGTTGCCCTTCAAATTGAGTTGGAGATAATTGTTGATAATGCAGTTTTATGA
- the feoB gene encoding ferrous iron transport protein B, which produces MSKSINVALIGNPNTGKTSVFNQLTGLKQKVGNYPGITVEKKEGICKLPRGVKAHILDLPGTYSLNTTSLDESVVVELLLNKNDKDFPDVAVVITDVENLKRNLLLFTQIKDLRIPSILVINMADRMSRKGISLDIPLLEEQLNTKIALVSTRNGTGVERIKELIADYKNLSTTPNVDTKIIAPEYFERLKETFPKEDLYKLWLVITQDVNFTPIEKILTKNTSSFVTKTKSELKRLQQKETILRYQFINGVLKQAYKVDVNAAKGFRATLDKILTHKVFGYLIFFLILLTIFQAIYDWSSYPMDFIDEFFVFGSEWVKATLPPGQFTNLIAEGILTGIGGIVIFIPQIAFLFLFISLLEETGYMSRVVFLMDRLMRPFGLSGKSIVPLISGTACAIPAVMATRTIENWKERLITILVTPFTTCSARLPVYLIIIALVIPEGRFLGLSYQALTLMLLYLIGFGAAIFSAMILNKILKIKNKSFFVVEMPNYKLPLLKNVAYTVLEKTKSFVFGAGKIILAISIILWFLGSNGFSSEFENAEDLVKERIAKKGFTDYNTSNMDNTLASYQIALQENQLSLNAVKDSVVVKRQLLNERALNQEISSYKLENSYMGYMGKAIEPIVKPLGYDWKIGIAVLTSFAAREVFVGTLATIYSVGSDEEETIKNRMSAEVNTFTKKPLFNMASGISLLLFYAFAMQCMSTLAVVKRETNTWKWPAAQLVFMSIFAYIVALIAYQILK; this is translated from the coding sequence ATGAGCAAAAGCATCAATGTAGCCCTCATAGGCAATCCCAATACAGGTAAAACTTCAGTATTTAATCAACTTACAGGACTAAAACAAAAAGTTGGTAATTATCCCGGAATCACTGTCGAAAAGAAGGAAGGCATTTGCAAACTGCCCCGCGGAGTTAAGGCCCATATTCTAGATTTGCCCGGTACCTATAGCCTCAATACCACATCATTGGATGAGAGTGTGGTAGTGGAACTTTTGCTTAATAAAAATGATAAGGATTTTCCCGATGTGGCCGTTGTGATTACGGATGTGGAAAATTTAAAGCGAAACCTGCTATTATTCACCCAAATAAAAGATTTAAGAATCCCTTCCATTCTCGTCATTAACATGGCAGACAGGATGTCCCGCAAAGGAATTTCTCTGGATATTCCTTTATTGGAGGAGCAATTAAATACAAAAATAGCCTTGGTTAGTACCCGTAATGGTACAGGGGTGGAACGCATCAAAGAACTTATTGCCGATTATAAAAACTTGTCCACCACGCCCAATGTGGATACAAAAATCATTGCGCCTGAGTATTTTGAGCGCTTAAAAGAGACTTTTCCAAAGGAAGACCTCTACAAACTATGGTTGGTCATTACACAGGATGTGAACTTTACCCCCATTGAAAAAATACTGACCAAGAACACCTCTTCCTTTGTCACAAAAACCAAATCAGAATTAAAAAGGTTGCAGCAAAAGGAAACCATCTTGCGCTACCAATTCATAAATGGAGTCTTAAAGCAAGCCTACAAGGTTGATGTGAATGCCGCAAAAGGATTTAGGGCCACGTTGGACAAAATCCTTACCCATAAAGTTTTTGGGTATCTCATTTTCTTTTTGATCCTGTTGACCATCTTTCAGGCGATCTATGACTGGAGCAGCTACCCCATGGATTTTATTGATGAATTTTTTGTCTTCGGAAGTGAATGGGTAAAAGCTACCCTCCCCCCTGGCCAGTTCACCAATCTAATTGCTGAGGGTATTCTTACCGGTATTGGCGGAATTGTCATTTTTATCCCCCAAATTGCCTTTTTGTTCTTGTTCATCTCCTTATTGGAAGAAACCGGTTATATGAGCAGGGTGGTCTTTTTGATGGATCGTTTAATGAGACCGTTTGGATTAAGTGGAAAAAGCATCGTTCCTCTAATTTCAGGAACTGCCTGCGCCATTCCAGCAGTCATGGCCACTAGGACTATAGAAAATTGGAAGGAGCGATTGATTACCATTTTGGTAACCCCCTTTACGACCTGTTCGGCCAGATTGCCTGTTTATCTTATTATCATTGCCTTGGTGATTCCAGAAGGCCGTTTTCTAGGGCTAAGTTACCAAGCCCTGACCTTAATGTTGTTATACCTAATAGGTTTTGGAGCGGCCATTTTTTCTGCCATGATCCTTAATAAGATCCTGAAGATCAAGAACAAATCCTTTTTTGTGGTTGAAATGCCCAATTACAAACTCCCACTTCTTAAGAATGTGGCCTATACCGTTTTGGAAAAAACCAAAAGCTTTGTTTTCGGTGCAGGAAAGATCATTTTGGCGATTTCAATTATTCTTTGGTTTTTAGGTTCCAACGGTTTTTCCAGCGAATTTGAAAATGCAGAAGACCTTGTTAAGGAGCGCATTGCAAAGAAAGGTTTTACGGATTACAACACATCCAACATGGATAACACCTTGGCCTCGTACCAGATAGCATTGCAGGAAAACCAACTTTCGCTCAATGCTGTAAAAGATTCTGTTGTAGTGAAAAGACAGCTTTTAAATGAAAGAGCCTTAAACCAAGAAATTTCGAGCTATAAATTGGAGAATTCTTACATGGGCTACATGGGGAAGGCAATTGAACCCATTGTAAAGCCCTTGGGGTACGATTGGAAGATAGGAATAGCTGTATTGACATCCTTTGCCGCAAGGGAAGTTTTTGTTGGCACCTTGGCCACAATCTATAGCGTTGGCAGTGACGAAGAAGAGACCATAAAAAATAGAATGTCCGCAGAAGTTAATACATTCACCAAGAAACCATTGTTCAACATGGCATCTGGAATCTCCCTCTTGTTATTTTATGCCTTTGCCATGCAATGCATGAGTACCCTTGCCGTGGTAAAAAGGGAGACCAACACCTGGAAGTGGCCGGCCGCACAGCTTGTATTTATGAGCATTTTTGCGTACATTGTAGCATTGATCGCCTATCAAATCTTAAAGTAA
- a CDS encoding carboxypeptidase-like regulatory domain-containing protein — MALKNLLFSTLLFLLGIKFIQAQVVSGKLLDSTTLQAIPYATIQMGNNRGVISNEEGQFNLLLDQTAKNTDSLFISCMGYESLGRTIGQFKDTVVYLTPKPIALNSVIVSNKKYSADDILDLVKSNLDRNYNRDLTKRRLFFREYYYQHLYRSEYSDLESTIDAFNKSFLDSVIQTVPKVDARYTEVLCDLYGNFDKEKQKIDLIKASELFDKNSALDLEALEAKFNNIIKQNVKSDSYFKIKSGFFGTKMDADELFATDVDSSDVAALNKKLEEEKKNATERKKNFAKYRKITISKLMEQLFFMEDSNLNFLWKQRRYNFKLEDFTYLGSDPVYVITFEPKGSEDYRGTLYINADDFAIARIDYENVKPVRSFKLLGISLNQHLSKGKMIFYKGEDDKYNLRYLEKENGNVAGIKRPLKIIEKNKNVKGRRKQNELSLDMDLAISSTNKFEIVVFDTQDATSAQFEAFRENNTVLPTYMPKYDPEFWKGYAIIEPNRAIKEFTSKDEVSGID, encoded by the coding sequence ATGGCCTTAAAGAATTTACTTTTCTCAACTCTTTTGTTTCTCTTAGGAATTAAATTTATTCAGGCACAGGTAGTATCTGGGAAGCTATTGGATTCCACCACCCTACAAGCAATTCCTTATGCTACGATTCAAATGGGCAATAACAGGGGTGTTATCTCCAATGAGGAAGGCCAGTTTAATCTTTTGCTGGACCAAACCGCGAAGAATACCGATTCTTTGTTCATTTCCTGTATGGGATATGAATCCTTGGGAAGGACCATTGGCCAATTCAAAGACACTGTAGTTTATTTGACACCTAAACCTATAGCCCTTAATTCAGTTATCGTCTCCAACAAAAAATACAGTGCAGATGATATCCTTGATCTGGTAAAATCGAATCTCGATAGAAATTACAACCGCGACCTGACCAAAAGAAGATTATTTTTTAGGGAATATTACTACCAGCACCTGTACAGATCTGAGTATTCAGATTTAGAATCTACCATAGACGCCTTCAACAAATCCTTTTTGGACAGCGTGATACAAACAGTGCCAAAAGTTGATGCGCGATATACCGAGGTGCTCTGTGATCTTTATGGGAATTTTGACAAGGAAAAACAAAAAATTGATCTTATTAAAGCCTCTGAACTATTTGACAAAAATAGCGCTCTAGACCTTGAGGCCTTGGAAGCTAAGTTCAATAACATTATAAAGCAAAATGTAAAGTCAGATTCCTATTTTAAAATAAAATCAGGCTTTTTCGGCACAAAAATGGATGCCGATGAACTCTTTGCAACCGATGTGGACTCTAGTGATGTGGCCGCCTTGAACAAGAAATTGGAAGAAGAAAAAAAGAATGCCACAGAGCGCAAGAAAAATTTTGCTAAATACAGGAAAATCACCATTTCCAAGCTTATGGAACAACTTTTTTTTATGGAGGATTCCAATCTTAATTTCCTTTGGAAGCAGCGCAGGTACAATTTCAAACTCGAAGATTTCACCTATTTGGGGAGCGACCCCGTTTATGTCATTACTTTTGAACCAAAAGGTTCCGAGGATTATCGGGGAACCCTTTATATAAATGCCGATGACTTTGCCATAGCCAGGATAGATTATGAAAATGTAAAGCCGGTCCGCAGCTTCAAATTGTTAGGGATTTCTTTGAATCAGCACCTCTCCAAGGGAAAAATGATCTTTTATAAGGGAGAAGACGATAAATACAACCTACGATACTTGGAAAAGGAAAATGGCAATGTTGCGGGTATCAAACGGCCATTAAAAATAATTGAAAAAAATAAAAATGTAAAGGGCAGAAGAAAGCAAAATGAACTTTCATTGGACATGGATCTGGCAATTTCCAGCACCAATAAATTTGAAATAGTAGTGTTCGACACCCAAGATGCCACTAGTGCACAATTCGAAGCTTTTAGGGAGAACAATACTGTACTGCCTACCTATATGCCTAAATACGATCCTGAGTTTTGGAAGGGGTATGCCATCATTGAACCCAATAGGGCGATAAAGGAATTCACCTCCAAGGATGAAGTATCAGGTATAGACTAA
- a CDS encoding DUF423 domain-containing protein, with protein sequence MILLVPFIGALYGMLAVIFGAFGAHALKKTFSEEQRKSFETGVKYQMYHAILLVVLGFNFGFNSPLETYIVYCFIIGTFLFSFSIYGLCLSAAKGKKLRFLGPITPIGGLILVIGWGLLLYSFVAEVI encoded by the coding sequence ATGATATTACTGGTACCTTTTATTGGGGCTTTATATGGAATGCTGGCGGTGATTTTTGGTGCTTTTGGTGCCCATGCCCTAAAAAAGACATTTTCGGAAGAACAACGTAAGAGTTTTGAAACAGGGGTGAAGTATCAGATGTACCACGCTATACTATTGGTGGTGCTAGGCTTTAACTTTGGTTTTAATTCTCCTTTGGAAACTTATATTGTTTATTGTTTTATTATAGGGACTTTTTTATTCTCCTTTAGTATCTACGGCTTGTGCCTAAGCGCTGCCAAAGGAAAAAAATTACGGTTTTTAGGGCCAATTACACCCATAGGCGGCTTGATTCTTGTAATAGGTTGGGGCCTTTTATTATATTCGTTTGTTGCCGAGGTAATTTAG
- a CDS encoding DUF2141 domain-containing protein — MRHLLLIILFPIIGFSQNNLSIDVEGVASSEGRISVAVYNSSTGFLKFETVYRSDSTSAKKKKTNLVITNLPNGTYALAVFHDKNGNNKLDTNWLGIPKEAIGFSNAKMKMFGPPSFEDCAFNLKGDAQIHLELN; from the coding sequence GTGAGACACCTTCTTTTAATTATACTTTTTCCGATCATAGGCTTTTCCCAAAATAATCTTTCAATAGACGTAGAAGGTGTGGCTTCTTCAGAAGGACGTATCAGTGTTGCTGTTTACAATAGCTCAACTGGATTTTTGAAGTTCGAAACGGTTTACAGGAGCGATAGTACGTCGGCTAAAAAAAAGAAAACCAATCTGGTTATAACCAACCTTCCAAATGGAACCTATGCCTTGGCCGTTTTTCACGATAAAAACGGAAACAATAAGTTGGATACCAACTGGTTGGGGATACCCAAAGAGGCAATTGGATTTTCCAACGCCAAGATGAAAATGTTCGGACCCCCTAGCTTTGAGGACTGCGCTTTTAACCTCAAAGGTGATGCACAAATACATTTAGAACTCAATTAA